In Neospora caninum Liverpool complete genome, chromosome Ib, one DNA window encodes the following:
- a CDS encoding yml024wp-like protein, related — protein MGRVRTRTVKRAARQIVEKYYAKLTLDFQINKKISEEVAVIPSKRMRNRVAGFVTHLMKRIQKGPVRGISLKLQEEERERRMDFVPERSEVDVATISIDQDTSDMLRALDINLPNVVVPSAGRPSNNQNRRG, from the exons GGGCGCGTGCGCACGAGGACCGTCAAGCGTGCTGCTCGACAGATTGTCGAGAAGTACTACGCCAA ACTCACCCTGGACTTCCAGATCAACAAGAAGATTTCGGAGGAGGTCGCCGTCATTCCTTCGAAGCGCATGCGCAACCGCGTTGCGGGCTTCGTCACC CATCTGATGAAGAGAATCCAGAAGGGACCGGTGCGAGGCATTTCTCTCAAGTtgcaagaagaggagcgtGAGCGCCGCATGGATTTCGTCCCAGAGCGATCGGAGGTCGACGTGGCGACGATCAGCATCGATCAGGACACGTCCGACATGTTGCGCGCACTTGACATCAACTTGCCCAACGTTGTTGTCCCCAGTGCTGGACGCCCGTCGAACAACCAGAACCGAAGAGGCTGA